The following coding sequences are from one Nicotiana tomentosiformis chromosome 3, ASM39032v3, whole genome shotgun sequence window:
- the LOC104115736 gene encoding alkaline/neutral invertase CINV2-like, with the protein MEGTGLKSVGSHCSISEMDDYDLSKLLDKPRLNIERQRSFDERSLSELSIGLSRGLDNYESAYSPGRSALDTPASSARNSFEPHPMVAEAWDALRRSLVHFRGQPVGTIAAVDHASEEVLNYDQVFVRDFVPSALAFLMNGEPDIVKNFLLKTLQLQGWEKRVDRFKLGEGVMPASFKVLHDPVRKTDTIMADFGESAIGRVAPVDSGFWWIILLRAYTKSTGDVSLAETPECQRGMRLILSLCLSEGFDTFPTLLCADGCSMIDRRMGVYGYPIEIQALFFMALRSALVMMKHDTEGSEFIERIVKRLHALSYHMRSYFWLDFQQLNDIYRYKTEEYSHTAVNKFNVIPDSIPEWVFEFMPTRGGYFIGNVSPARMDFRWFALGNCIAILSSLATPEQASAIMDLIEARWDELVAEMPLKISYPALENHEWRLITGCDPKNTRWSYHNGGSWPVLLWLLTAACIKTGRPQIARRAIDLAESRLSKDVWPEYYDGKVGRYIGKQARKYQTWSIAGYLVAKMLLEDPSHLGMMALEEDKQMKPVIKRSASWTC; encoded by the exons ATGGAAGGAACTGGATTGAAAAGTGTGGGCTCACACTGCTCCATCTCTGAGATGGATGATTATGATCTCTCTAAGCTTCTTGACAAGCCAAGGCTAAATATTGAGAGGCAGAGATCTTTTGATGAGAGGTCTCTCAGTGAGTTATCCATTGGCCTAAGCAGAGGATTAGATAATTATGAGAGTGCTTACTCGCCGGGAAGGTCTGCCTTGGACACCCCAGCTTCATCGGCACGGAACTCTTTTGAGCCCCATCCAATGGTTGCTGAAGCCTGGGACGCTCTCCGCCGTTCTTTGGTTCACTTTCGAGGTCAACCAGTTGGTACAATTGCTGCAGTTGACCATGCCTCTGAGGAAGTCCTCAATTATGATCAG GTTTTTGTTCGAGATTTTGTTCCTAGTGCTCTGGCCTTCCTGATGAATGGAGAGCCAGATATAGTTAAAAACTTCCTATTGAAGACACTTCAGCTTCAAGGATGGGAGAAAAGAGTAGATAGATTTAAGCTGGGCGAAGGAGTTATGCCTGCTAGTTTCAAGGTTCTTCATGATCCAGTTCGTAAGACGGATACAATAATGGCAGATTTTGGTGAGAGTGCAATTGGAAGAGTAGCTCCAGTTGATTCTGGATTTTGGTGGATAATTCTTCTCCGTGCATACACAAAATCTACCGGAGACGTCAGTCTTGCTGAAACTCCTGAGTGCCAAAGGGGAATGAGGCTTATATTGAGCTTATGTTTGTCCGAAGGATTTGATACATTTCCTACTTTGCTCTGTGCTGATGGATGCTCAATGATTGATAGAAGAATG GGAGTATACGGTTATCCTATTGAGATCCAAGCGCTCTTCTTTATGGCACTGAGAAGTGCTTTGGTAATGATGAAGCACGACACAGAAGGGAGCGAATTTATTGAGAGAATAGTGAAGCGTCTACATGCCTTGAGTTATCACATGAGAAGTTATTTCTGGCTTGATTTCCAACAATTAAACGACATATACCGCTACAAAACTGAAGAATATTCTCATACTGCAGTAAATAAGTTCAATGTTATCCCTGATTCAATCCCAGAGTGGGTATTTGAATTTATGCCAACGCGTGGTGGTTACTTCATCGGGAATGTTAGTCCAGCAAGGATGGACTTCAGATGGTTTGCTTTAGGAAACTGTATTGCCATCTTATCCTCCCTTGCCACTCCAGAGCAAGCTTCCGCTATTATGGATCTCATAGAAGCACGCTGGGACGAGCTAGTAGCAGAGATGCCCTTAAAAATATCTTATCCAGCACTAGAAAATCATGAATGGCGACTTATAACTGGTTGTGATCCCAAGAATACCAGGTGGAGTTACCATAATGGAGGATCTTGGCCAG TGCTTTTGTGGTTGCTAACCGCTGCCTGCATCAAGACGGGACGACCACAAATTGCAAGACGGGCAATCGATCTTGCTGAGAGCCGCTTATCTAAGGACGTCTGGCCTGAATATTATGATGGAAAAGTCGGAAGATATATTGGTAAACAAGCAAGGAAGTATCAGACGTGGTCAATCGCTGGATATCTCGTAGCAAAGATGTTGCTGGAGGATCCTTCACACTTGGGAATGATGGCCTTGGAAgaggacaagcaaatgaagcCTGTAATTAAACGATCAGCTTCCTGGACGTGCTGA